The Hordeum vulgare subsp. vulgare chromosome 4H, MorexV3_pseudomolecules_assembly, whole genome shotgun sequence genomic interval tggtggagaatattcgccaaggtggagtttgttagagttgtgtcgaatattcttGTACAatgtaggttacagttggactctggatagtattgtgtttagacaggatatggagtcgtgtcctcatgggacacttgtatcctaggcctctcatatataacggggttagacacacgatgtaactcatatcaacataatagcacaggcaCGCGGGGAGCCGGCGGCGTGTGCCGGCGTCTGGACGGCCAGgatgcggtattgtgacggtgtcacggggaggagcgtccgtagtcatgccccggggatgtagccatattggtgaacctcgttaacaaatctcgatgTCGTGCTTATGTGATTGATTGGTCGTCGGTAGATCGACGGAAAGCCTCGGATTATTCTAACAGTATATAGTAGATGATGGGTGCACGCACCGTGCTTGCTCCCAGGTCGTGGGTGAACCTCTTGGGGCATCCACGGGCTTCCATGTCCGAGTAGAAGGCCGCCACTTCTTGGGTCATCTCCTCCGGCGACGGCAGCTCGATCCTCCCCGACAGAACCCCGGCCACCCAGCTGCTCTGCAGCTGGAACACTGGGAAAAGGATTGCCTGGACGTACGTATGCATGCATGTAGATCAAAGTGAGCTAACCTAACCTGACATATGATTAATGATGCGGATGACTGACCTTGAATGGCAATCCGATGAAGGAGATGTGAGGTGCCAGATGCGGCGGGAACACGTGCTTGTACAGCGGGCCCACGCGGTTGTCGTCGACGGCGATAACAGGGTCGCCGTCTTGGTCGCCGTCGAGGAACGGGAAGTTGTACTTGTACCTACGACGACCGAGCACATGTCCATCGATACGTAAACATCGATCTCCATTAATAAGCGGCATGATTTGAGACCACATTGGAGCGTTAATTTGGCAAGATCGATGTGCGCATGTACCCAGTGCAGTGCACGATGGCGTCCGCCTTCACCCGGCTGCCGTCCTGGAACAccacgccgccgtcctcctcggcaCGATCCACCTGTATATATGGATGTATCCAACCATATTTGAAACAGCTCGAGACGACGTGGGGATTGGATGTGGGCGTGATGATGTTGTGTACTACGTACTGCTCTCTCCATCCCAAATGTATGTAAGACATTTTTTGACACCGATTATATTACCATGGGATGTAGCCACAGGTTGGCATGGGCAGTGGCGCTCTGCATCTCAGCAGGCGCCGCTCGAATTGCGACATGGACCTCCTTGGCGACGCCGGCGATGTCCCTCGAGATGTCCATCCCGCTGGGATTGTATCCTATTATCACCACAAcctaccaatatatatatataagatacaTGTTGCAAATTTTAATTAATCAATCTGTAGCATAGAACCACATTGATTAAGCAGCCTAGCCACAAAAACTAACAAAGTGTTGCCGGCCAGAAATTATCATGTAGGAagagatgtactccctccgtttcaaaataagtgtctcaactttgtactagctctagtataaagttgtattaagattgagacagttattttgagacggagggagtactacgcaCTTGGCCGTGGAATGGGTCGGGCAGACGGTAGCTGTGGCTGTGCGTCTGCTTCCCCGGCCAACCGTCCATGCCTgcacatcatgcatggcatcatccaTCAATCAACAAACCTTAATACGTACTCCATATAATTATTCGATGGATCGATCGCCATGGAAATTGTACCTTGTAAACTAGTTTAGCTAGTGGGATGGATGCATTACCGGCGATGTGCTCCGCGAGGCGGGGCTCGGCGAAGTGACCGTTGCAGACAACAACGGCGTCAAACAGCTCCGAGCGCGCCTCCTCTGGTTCGCCGGCGAGCTTCGTCGGGGAGGAGGACGAcaccctccatctccctctccctcccgtgTCCCTGCGGACGCTGACGACGTCCGTCTCCAGCCGGATCAGCCCGAGGAGATGGAACCGCCGGGCGAACTCCTCGAGGTAGCGGAGCACCTCCTGGTGCCCGGGGAACCTGCGCGGATCAACGGAGCCCTCATCGGCGACGAAAGGGAAGTCGAGGAAGCCCATGCACTCGCGGGGCAGGTTCGTGCGGAGGGACGCATAGAGGCTCCCGTGGACGCCGCCGGCGCCGAGCGGGTCCGCCGACGCCGCGTCTTGGTAGCGCCAGCTGCCGCCCACGCCGGCTGCGCGCTCGAAGACGACGGGCGTGTGGCCCTCGCGCCTCAGCTCCCGCGCAGCCACCAGGCCGGCCGCCCCCGCGCCGATCACGGCGACCCGCGACGATGGCATCGGAGGAGGACAAGTCTCCAAGTCTTGGCTCTCTCGTCGTCGCGTGTGTCGTCTTTTTCATTCACATTCGCGTCAATCTTTAGTTTctttaagagcatctccagctgctgcttctccTATTTGCACATCCGCTAGAGGTCACTCGACTCAAAACAAAAATTAATGTGTCATCAACAAATCATGATAGTTACATTTATTTTGGCTCCATTATTTATCCGCGTAGGCAGCCCGCCCCCCCACCCAGCTAATCTGGCCGTtggcttagttaggttagtttgctTTTGCAGCATGAAATAATGGTCACGAGCCGCGACCTGTGCGCGCCGTGAAGGTAGCTAGCATGGGCGGATCGGACATGGTCACCACGTCGTGCCCGGTA includes:
- the LOC123447511 gene encoding flavin-containing monooxygenase FMO GS-OX-like 4; its protein translation is MPSSRVAVIGAGAAGLVAARELRREGHTPVVFERAAGVGGSWRYQDAASADPLGAGGVHGSLYASLRTNLPRECMGFLDFPFVADEGSVDPRRFPGHQEVLRYLEEFARRFHLLGLIRLETDVVSVRRDTGGRGRWRVSSSSPTKLAGEPEEARSELFDAVVVCNGHFAEPRLAEHIAGMDGWPGKQTHSHSYRLPDPFHGQVVVIIGYNPSGMDISRDIAGVAKEVHVAIRAAPAEMQSATAHANLWLHPMVDRAEEDGGVVFQDGSRVKADAIVHCTGYKYNFPFLDGDQDGDPVIAVDDNRVGPLYKHVFPPHLAPHISFIGLPFKAILFPVFQLQSSWVAGVLSGRIELPSPEEMTQEVAAFYSDMEARGCPKRFTHDLGASTFEYEDWLAERSGLERMEEWRRAIYVAARGRLRGRPESYRDEWDDDAHLLDQAHRDFAKYL